In one Pseudomonas sp. R84 genomic region, the following are encoded:
- a CDS encoding biliverdin-producing heme oxygenase: MTTSEKALRSQRLNQITHEPHSKLDALVKAHAPFETRANFARFVVAQYLFQSELVDLYNDAELTAMVPDLPARCRAEAAKADLADLDTEVPAPVAGAVKNPSKARALGWIFVSEGSKLGAAFLIKRAVALELSETFGARHLGEPEGGRAEGWKSFVRTLDSLQFSAEEEAEVEQGAIDAFNRFTVLLEQAYATEAEPA, encoded by the coding sequence ATGACCACTTCGGAAAAAGCCCTGCGTTCACAACGCCTGAACCAGATCACCCACGAGCCGCACAGCAAGCTCGACGCCCTGGTCAAAGCCCACGCGCCGTTCGAGACCCGCGCCAATTTCGCCCGTTTTGTCGTCGCGCAGTACCTGTTCCAGTCGGAACTGGTCGATCTGTATAACGACGCCGAACTGACCGCCATGGTCCCGGATCTGCCGGCCCGTTGCCGCGCCGAAGCGGCCAAGGCTGACCTCGCCGACCTCGACACCGAAGTGCCGGCACCCGTAGCCGGCGCGGTGAAGAACCCGAGCAAGGCTCGCGCGCTGGGCTGGATCTTTGTCTCCGAAGGTTCGAAGCTCGGTGCTGCGTTCCTGATCAAACGCGCGGTGGCGCTGGAGCTGAGCGAAACCTTTGGTGCCCGTCACCTCGGTGAGCCTGAAGGTGGCCGTGCCGAAGGCTGGAAAAGCTTCGTGCGTACCCTCGATTCGCTGCAGTTCAGCGCTGAAGAAGAAGCTGAAGTCGAGCAAGGCGCGATCGATGCGTTCAACCGCTTTACCGTGCTGCTGGAACAGGCTTACGCCACAGAAGCCGAACCGGCCTGA